The following are encoded together in the Humulus lupulus chromosome 5, drHumLupu1.1, whole genome shotgun sequence genome:
- the LOC133833989 gene encoding 14 kDa proline-rich protein DC2.15-like, which translates to MAYCRAQVSIALLLSLNLVFFSMVSSTNIPLIPAVPALNSKAKCPLDTLKLGVCANLLNDLVHVVVGAPPKTPCCTLIGGLVDLEAAVCLCTVIKANVLGINLNVPISLSLLLNYCGKGVPSGFQCP; encoded by the coding sequence ATGGCTTACTGCAGGGCTCAGGTATCCATTGCTCTCCTTCTCTCCCTTAACTTGGTGTTTTTCAGCATGGTTAGCTCCACCAATATCCCATTAATACCTGCTGTTCCTGCCCTTAACTCTAAGGCCAAGTGCCCTTTGGACACACTTAAGCTGGGAGTGTGTGCAAACTTGTTAAATGACTTGGTGCATGTTGTCGTCGGGGCCCCACCCAAGACCCCTTGTTGCACTCTCATTGGAGGTCTGGTTGATCTTGAAGCTGCCGTCTGTCTTTGCACTGTCATTAAAGCTAATGTGTTAGGCATCAATCTTAATGTTCCAATTTCATTGAGCTTGCTTCTTAACTATTGCGGAAAAGGGGTTCCATCTGGCTTCCAGTGTCcttaa